GCGTGGCAGATTTTCACTTTCCCTCTCTGAGGTCTGGGAGCACCCCCTCCCCCGTTCTTTCCCCTCACCCACTTCTTGACTGCACACGAGAAGGAACTGAATTGGAAATTATAAAGGTTAGGGGTTTCGGGGGAAGGGTCGCTGATTTATGCATTTGATTCTAGCTAACAAAACATGGttatttccagaagaaaaaaaaaaagtctcttggcatcgttttttatttttttgctatttaATGGTCATCACGTATGTTTTATGTGTAGGTTTTGGGAGGGCCCAAGAAATGATTACACGGGATGCAAGGGGAACGTGTCAGGGAGCATGGAGAGGTCTGGATCTCACAGTTGCCAGCTGGAGGGCCAGAGGTTCCATCCTGGCCCAAACTAAGGCTGGAGAGACCCCAGAACCAAACACATGCTAAACTGGGCCTGCagttcctcccccacccaccccccagcaTCTGGGGgaggaaaataaatacacaaagaatGTCCCACTTCCCAGGTGTCCGGGGAGGGCCAGCAGGTGGGGGTCCCTCTACTCATTGCAGATTGAGGTCCATAAAAATACCACCCAAGCACAAGGCTCCTGGTCTCCCTATAGGGCTGGGTGGACCCTGGGTGGGGAGGGATGGCAGTCAGTCTGTGCATACCCTGCCTGGGGCTCCTTCATGCTAAATAGAGGGGGAGCCCACTCATTCCAACAGCAAGCAAAACAGAACAGGCCAAGGAGCCGGGTGAAAGCACCCACCACTGAGCCCTCGTGCCCCTTCCTGGCCGTGCCCAGGAAATCGGTCCTTTGCAGGGGCcatgaaactgaggagaaagCTGCCGCAGACTGAGGGCCAGCAtctgctttttcttgttttctcacagcagcctgcttttcttccttcGCTGTTTTCTGGGTGCAGCCAGGCTtcaagaaggggaggagagggagcgATGTGAGCATTCCTCCACGCACAGGCTATCAGATGGATGCCAACTCTGATGCAGCAGTTCTTGGCCTGCCAGAGCCGGGAGGTGAGGAGAAGACAGCCCCAAGAAGCTCTCAGCTCGGTCCCCTCCGATCTTTCTCTGGCAGCCAGCGACTTCCAGCAGGATCTGGTCTCAGCCCCAAAagagccatggggggggggggaagcatgatgtgtgtgtgtgtgtgtgtgtgtgtgtgtgtgtgtgtgtgttgttgttgttgttggattgtGGGGTGGGAGTCCTTGGTCCCTGACCCCTAGAGTTGACTTCAAAAGCCATTGTTGGCTTCAGGCTTATGACAAGAATGAGGGCCCTAACAGATTCATCCCTCCACAAAGGCCCTGTGAATAAGCCTGACAGACAGAGGAAGGCAACACCCCACTGCCCAGGACATTAGCCCGACTCCATCAGGACAGGCCAGTGGAACAGGTCTTGGACAGACAGTTCATCTGCACAAGGGTTGGGTAGGAGCCTGGAAGTGGTCGAGGGCGGGGCAGACGTGGCTTCCAGATGTTCCCCTGAAAGTCACTCCATCCGCGCCAACAAGCACACTTGACGCCCTCATTCAGAAAGGAGTGTGTCAGCCTACATTTGATCTCCCTGTTGTTGGGTGGCCTAGGTTagtccctgcctctctctgggcTTTACCATCCTAAAGAGAGGAGTGTGGACTGGGCTCCAAACCTGCTTTCAGTTCAGATAGGCCTGTAATCCTCTTCATCTTTGgccagaagggagaagggaggggttgAGGAAGGTCTAGCCTACCACAGTGCCCCCCCTGTTCTCCAGTTCACAGTGTGGAGTCCATGGCTCTGGTTCTTCAGTACCTCCTGAGTCTTAGGGGTGCCCCTGTTACCTTCTCTAGTGTCAAACCCCCAGATCTGACACAGCTAATatgtagaaagaaaggaaaggcctGAGATGGTCACGGGGCAAGACAGGCTTGGGGTGGTCCTATCTCTCGCCGGAGAGGGTGTGGTCAGAAGCAAGGGTCCCCTCAGGAGCAGCAACGGGGCTGTGGTTTGGGGAGCGGGACACAGAGGCCCTACACAGAGATGCTCGGTTCTGACTGTCAGGCCACCCCAAGGGAGAGGGTGGGGCGGCTCTGTGGGGGCTAGAACATCAGTGGTCGGAATGTGGGACAGGACAGGGGCTCCCAGTCGGTGAGCTCACACCGGGGACGTGGCAGTGGACTCGCTGCACAGGCTCTCCACAATGTCAGCTCTCTGGATGCGTCGCAGGGCGGCTAAAAGGGCATCGAGCGTCGCGCTGTCCTGGGCGCCCCAGCTGGCCAGCAGGGCTCGGACTGGGCAGGCCTCGTGGGTAAAGGAGTCTATATGCTCGGGCTGGTAGCCCAGCTCGCCTGCCAGATGTCGCCAGGTGTCACCATTGAGCAGCTTCTCCACCTCCTCACGCTTGGTCAAGGGCAGGCTACTGTAGAGGTTGCCATCACCCTTGAGGGCTGCGGAGAACAAGGGATGTCAGTCCCTAACCTTAGCCCTCGTTCCTTCCGTGTTCCCTAACGCGGAGCCCTCGTTCCTTCTGTGTTCCCTAACACCGAGCCCTcgttccttcctttccttccgttccttccattccttccatGCACCTAGCGGCTTAGGCCAAGACCCCAGAAGGGCCAAGGCATGCTCCTCCAAGTCTAGAGTTAGAGGCAGAGGGATAGCCAAGATGAGGTCCTAGATGAGGCCTGGGTGGGAGGGACCTGGGTCCTGCTGACTCACTGTCCTGCCCACACCCTCAGCGCTGGCACCATCCTTTCCACAcgtgtcccctccccccagcagtCATCAAGGCAgcaaggaggaggggacagggcaCTCCAGTTCCAGACAACTGCGGCAAGTGTCCTAGAGCCTGGCTCTGGGCCCCTAATTAAGGTACACACTTAACCACTTGTTTTCTAGAAGTCCAGGGCAGGAGGCTAATTGCAGCCACTTTGGGCAGTAATTAACCCCCAGGGGGGACAATTAGCCTGATGAGTCtggatgctccaacttgtaaaaGCCTGCATTTCTCAAGTcatcccagaagaaaaaaaacaacaacaacaaaaaaataaaacaacaacaacaacaaaaacccaaacaccgTCCCCTTTCCTACATCCCCCCACCCTACTCAGCCTCTCCTACCCTGGTACCCTCGGTCCCTCCTGGAGTCTAATCATAACTGAACCCTCAGTCTTTTGGCTTCTCACTCACCCTGGCCTGAGGCAGTCTGCGTGTGAGTCTGCTGGTCGTGCAGGCTCTGGCTGTCCACAGAGATGCCACTGTCACTGTGCAGTTTCTCTCCCTCTGGTGGGGGTGTCTGGTTCACCGGCCGGCTGTTGGCTCCTTGTTTATTTTGCTTGCAGCTGTTCCATCTGCAGCCCAGGGACAGGGgataggccagggcttggagtgagGATTCCATCAGTGCAGCCAACTGAGGCTGGGACTGAGGCAATGTCCCCAAAGTGTCTAAGGAGCTTATTTCTGTATGTGATCTTATCCAAGAGGCTGAGTGAGAGGTGATAAGGTGTGCATTTCTGCATGTGGATGCACATGTACACTTGTGCaggtgcataaacacacacacacacacacacacacacacacacacacacactgaaagctCTGCAAGGGTGGAGGAACTTGGTAAACATTCAGCAAATGTTCACAGAACAAActacacaaataaatgacttcCTAGAAATTCAATTTTTCCCTACTAAAATACTCCCATATGTGAGCAGCaatcacacactcactcacatacacacactcacacacacacgcatgcgcatacacacacacagatttcctTGGCAAAcataagcagcagcagcagcagcagcaacaaagacTCTGAAGATAAGTGTCCATCAAGAGAGGACTGGCTAAGTTCATTACAGTCCATGTCTTGTGCTGCTGAATGAGAGGCTGTAAATGATCAGATAATCTGTGTTCTGAGGAAAGCTCTCCTGAGGGGGATTAAGAGGGAAAAGTACATTGTAGATGGTGAATGGTGTGTTCCCAGTGAATCATCAGGAAAGTTCTTCATGTCTACATGTAATTATAAAACattcatgtgtgggtgtgtatatatatatatatatatatatatatatatatatatatatatatacacacacacacacacacacatatgtctgggtgtatatacgtatgtatatatataaactctAAACAGTTTAGAAAGTGTTATCCCAAAGAGATTTCCCACAAGCTGTGCAGGATTTGAGAAGGTAGACCGAGgcctttgctttttgctttggAAGCTGTTTAGAAGTCTTGGGACTAGAGCTATTGCTCAGTGGTAGTGAGCAGGCTTGGCCTGTTCAAagatctgggttccattcctcAGCACCGCAAAACAAATTCGGTCTTGTTtgcatttgcttttaaaaagcatGGATCACtttgatgatttaaaaacaaaataccaaaggaaaagaaaagaaagaaaaaagaaaagaagaaaaacggAATGGGACGCACACTCAAAGCTGAAAATGCCTTCTGCGAGTTCTTCTGTCTTGAATTCCTTGATGTGGGTGCCGCAGGAGCCCAAGGGTAACAAGGGAGTTTGGGAGAGACAGGAAAGCCAGGGTGACTTAGGGAGAGAAGAGACACATGCAGAACCAGGAACCGTGGGGTGACCGGGGCTGAGGGCAGGGATGCAAGTAGCCAGAGGAGGTGGCAGGGACTAAGGAACAGGAGGAGTGGCCTGGGACTGGGGACGCGCTGGAgccaggacagaaaagaaaaccctgtaataacacacatacactcccacacatacaccacacacacacacacacacacacacacacactctcacatgcacactcccacacacacatactcacatgcacactcactcacacacacactcccacatactttcccacacacatacacacacacacactcacacataccacacacacacacacacacacacacatacactcccatacacaccacacacatacataccacatacactcatcccccatatatacatatactcacacacatacacaccacacacatatacactcacacactcactcatacactcacacttacacacacaccacacacatatatgccatACACACTCATcccccctacatacacacatacacacccacacactacacataaatatcacacatacacatatgctatgaaagcacatacacacatacacaccacacatatacactctcaccatacatacacaccacacacacacacacacacacatactatatgagcacatacactcatatacaaactctgtgaacacatacacacacggccACACCCAAGAGGGCATGAGATAGTGATGGAGGATGAATTTAGGACTGAATTGAGGGTATGTATGTTTTCGGGTCAAGGTCAGAGCAAACATCGCCTATGTCATCCTCAGTGTGCCTCCTCTTACCTCTTGAAAGCAATATAGGCCACGAGGCCTACAACCACAGCAGCCAAGATGGAGCAATAGACAGGAATGAGGTTGTCAGCCGTGCCTCGGGTCACTACAGGCTGGGAGCTGCCCATCACAGTGGTCACCATATCGGCCACCGTGCTGGCTACGAGGTCTTGCTCTGGAGGTGCCTCGggctcctgggtgctgggtgccGTGATGTCAGAGCCCTCCGGGGGCGTAGACCTTGTGATCCATCGGCCAGGGATCTCTGCAGAACAGGGCCATAGGTGTTAGGACCTACCCAGGCCTTCCTCTTAGCTCCAACTTTCCAGGGCTTCGTCATGAGCCTCCAAGGCCTGGGTCCAGGCACCTGGCCAGGCTGTTACACATGAGGTTGGGAGCTGGGACTGGGCACATGCAGCTTAGAAAAGAAGAGCAAGAGCTGTATGACAGGAGACTTATATCAGTACGGGGCCTCGATTTCCCCATCTAGAGAATGggctttctgaaaagaaatggtCTCTAAACAACTTTTTGGCTTAGGCTGTGGAACCAGGATTCTAGTGTCTGCCAGCAGCCAGGCATGAACATCAAGAAGTCTGTGCTGTAGAGCCCCTTTAAGCTGGAGCAATGACTTAATTCCTTTGAGGAATGTAATTGCTCTGGCCTAGTGACCACAGCCTTCAGGAAGGATGGGTCACTTAGATCTGATCAGAGGTGGTACTCAGCCCCTTCCTGTCTCAGATGCTCCAGGTCTAGGCTGGCACTAGATGTATAACTGGCTTGCTTCACCCCAGCCAGTCCTTGAACAGTGGCCAGCATGTTTCTTCTGATGCCTGAcaccgctcccccccccccaaaacagcCTAGCCCTGGCACCTAGAGAAGAGAGTGGGTTAGACAGCTGGCACCCTCGTTAGCAGGAAGCAGACGGCTGGCGGAGGGAGGGCCTACGAGCTAGGTCCCGCCTATTGCCTCAGAAGGAGCAATTCCGTGTTTGACCACCCATCTAGGCCCGCTCATGCCATTTGGACATTGCCAGCCTTCCTGGCAGAGGCTCCAGCCCCTCTTGGCACTAGTGGGTGGGATTTTCCATTCTGCCACCCACCCAGCCAGAGGCAGGGCTAGGGGTTGTAGGCTCTGGATGGTGGCCTGGGGGATACTTGTCTGGGCAAAGCAACCTGTCCTATCCATTCTCACTTCCCACGCAGGGAAAGCAGGGAGGGGATGCTTGTAAGGTTAAGGGGAGGACACTTTGCTACCCAGCTCTGCCCAGCCCAGTCTCCAGTGTGCCCATCCCAAGCTGGAGTTAAAGCTGCCCACTAGTCCTCTGGGTCTCCCCGGCTCGGGACAGAGATGCTTCAAAGGCCCCATTTTCAGCACCTTCTGAGGGGTAAGGCCCCCAGATGTGAGTCTGGAATCCATCTGACTGGCAGTGGGGGGAAGGTTGCCATCTGCTGCCCAGTCCCCGCCCCCCCATCCCAGTACCGGGCAGGGCTGGAAGGAGAGGGTGGGAAGTGGGAGAGACAGCCCTGCCTGGGCGTTAGACCCTAGAGGACCTTCTTGTGATCCGCTAGGGTAACAGGGAAGGTTGAAGGTGTAGCCTGAATCCAGAGGTTGCAGATGTGACTCAGTTTAGATTGACAGTCCTGCCCCTGAGGTTgatgtgggtgggtgagcactaCAGAAATGAAGGAGCCCCAGAGAAGGGCTAAAGGTAGTGTCGAGTGTCCAGGAcacctcccctcaccccacccccgcccccagcctctCTGATAGGAGTTGGAGACGAGATCCAGATGTGGCCCTACCCACTAGCGTTCCAACCCACTAAACGCTTGGCAGGTCCTGACAGCCATTTCCGGAATGGGAGCTATcaggaagaagagggagcagGTGACCCCTCCTAAACTTCAATGCGGTAAGGAGGCTGGGCGCCTGCCCCAAGGCTGGGTGAGTCACCACGTTGACACCTGAAATGTATATGCGGGGCAAGTATTTAACATTGGACAAGAGTGGGCTGCCAACCCAAGAATCAAATTCCATTTCCTGAAAGGGATGTTTGGCCTCGGGGCCAACATTTAACCCTTCAGAGGTTGGAACAGAAAGAACAATATAAGGATAAATGTTCCTGGGGGGGTCAGGGGGGGATGCCTTCTGCCAAGATGGCTGAGAAAGAAGGGTACCATCTGGGAAGAAATGATTCTCCGCACGATAGAGCCTGCCCCCTTGCCAACCAggtcctctctctcctctaatCACACCCCTGACCTTGGGCACCAATGGCTGATCCAGACTTGCCCACAGAACTGTGCTTCCTGCTTCCGCTGCCTGGCTGCTGAAGCCCTCTCCCCGCTCAGCCTAGCCTCGGAGGCCATTTGCCTGTCTTGACCCGTGGAAATCTCCACCGCAGCCTCTGCCCCATCCCTCTCCACCTCTTCATCAAAGGACTGCAAGCATATTTAGAGCCTCCGCGTAGCTTGCCAGCCTTCTCTGCTCTGCTACGAGAGCAAGCTCAAGTCTGGGTACGGAGGAGGCCCTGGCTGGTTGTCAGGACCCCTCCCCGGCCCCAGGACAGGGCATCTGTAGCTTCTACCCCACAAGAGGCTGATGGAAGGCAGAAACTGTGTTGCCTCCATCAGGGTTGGGAATCTCCAAAGCTTCAGCTGTCTTCTCCCTTCAGTATCCATGGACTGGGTTACCCATGCTCCTCTCTCTCATTGGACCTATGTCAAAGGCCATTCCCAGGGAAAATTAGGCACTTCCCTGAAGGTGATGCTCTTGCCTGCTCAATGTGAGGGCAACCTCAAATAGATCCATGGGCAGGCCACCCACTGAAGAgcagaatgaaaaaaacaaaaacaaaagcaaaaacaaaacaaacaaacaaacaaaaaacacaaaaaacaataTCAGCTTTCCTGGCCCCTTGAAGAAGAACACTACCAGTGACCGGGTGACCGTACCCCGGCTCTCAGCTGCCTCCTCTTGtcccaggatctctctctctctctttcaggtgAGCCATCTGGATAAGGCAGGCCCACAGCTTTCTCTTCTCTACAGCCCTCAGTAG
This sequence is a window from Mus pahari chromosome 14, PAHARI_EIJ_v1.1, whole genome shotgun sequence. Protein-coding genes within it:
- the Ngfr gene encoding tumor necrosis factor receptor superfamily member 16; translated protein: MRRAGAACSAMDRLRLLLLLLLLLGVSSGGAKETCSTGMYTHSGECCKACNLGEGVTQPCGVNQTVCEPCQDSVTFSDVVSATEPCKQCTECLGLQSMSAPCVEADDAVCRCSYGYYQDEETGRCEACSVCGVGSGLLFSCQDKQNTVCEECPEGTYSDEANHVDPCLPCTVCEDTERQLRECTPWADAECEEIPGRWITRSTPPEGSDITAPSTQEPEAPPEQDLVASTVADMVTTVMGSSQPVVTRGTADNLIPVYCSILAAVVVGLVAYIAFKRWNSCKQNKQGANSRPVNQTPPPEGEKLHSDSGISVDSQSLHDQQTHTQTASGQALKGDGNLYSSLPLTKREEVEKLLNGDTWRHLAGELGYQPEHIDSFTHEACPVRALLASWGAQDSATLDALLAALRRIQRADIVESLCSESTATSPV